From one Candidatus Methanoplasma termitum genomic stretch:
- a CDS encoding InlB B-repeat-containing protein, whose translation MLKYIIGEQSRIALIVMILTLLVVTIVPIGLMEYGSTSEGVPSGTPISTPQELQDIVVNDPTAQYYLANDIFFGTEDLNGGIDIGILAVFDGTKGMTVTLTLPAGISIVMGSAGVNSQMVGFNNSTATATFNDVMLGNYTLMIGGTLSNGDTFALARLSNFVAGPSDPSDPAYPYHTILNTTFNSNGNFTPIGTASTPFKGTLDGNGHAIYGMNSAVFDMTLAVSGLFAYAQGATIINLGNVLDRNGAGWSFAASMEESYSGGIVGVSLGSTIRNCYNSIYVSAADNGSTDMGSAGGIIGTDSTGTTGTPSIIEDNWNGGRVVGLTANGRNVAGGGIIGCSRFSSIRGCNNSGAIFAVANVPGTGSDAIFVGGIAGYVNPLISSFQISDSFNTGVITGKSTYRDIRVGGIVGFFETDNAVMASPAIVRCYNSGTLDNQFYYLTGSNGSTQVGGIVGEINSTSHGGRPAPLIQQCYNTGNIKANSQFNIFSGGIVGEVDYASCRIFDCYNTGLMTSTGTGAANMRATGGIVGLASVYARNVILSNCYNNGTLDATGPATTKGGMIGLNNAPADNTGTSFFNCYSLDTVSALLFDGGANNPLRDQGTATPARGTNQASGRYTSTLMTQPTLANAQANTNSIYYTGTMTGTGLGAIGLATITGWNFNTTWTIDKNINGGYPTLRAFVQMVSLDANTESTVSDMNIFIGSNYYSQTDPQYPQYQLVGGRVTFWVEPTLNPDMGQTPQYQWQISTDGGSTWNPILGAVGQSFTLAPVIGTDSGTMYRAAVTSPGLSGSEISEPNTLYVLATVTANGTGLTRDTGFEPIGETDPDPEVLVYWDIPSLPIILTTAAGNDVPTDVVVTMGGAILDPTSDYTYDMAGGEVSLLIPTDGDIVITAVYTVTSDILHVEPDPETAEYDSKPTITINEDTGYALPSEIIVTMAGSVVAASDYTYDDSTGEIVFGVPVTGNIVISTAPCTVTYDANGGDTSSVPPQATDLLFNDTYTLSSTEPTHADVSGSPVLFMGWTLTQIAGVLAYGDADPTSSLVTSVTITSADVTVYAVWGIDTNNNGIPDVLEDEYSVIYNVNGGNADGPATQSNLLPDTYTLSSTEPTHADVSGSPVLFMGWTLTQIAGVLAYGDADPTSSLVTSVTITSADVTVYAVWGIDTNNNGIPDVLESVYTVTYNANGGNGSSVPAPETGLLSGDICTLSSTVPTHTNAVDGRAIVFIGWTLTKDTKIYAVGDTLPTTRTTVTVSSNVTVYAVWKYNSEPVIPPTPEPKQYTITAMADSGSTITPNGKVSVHQGDSQTFTFKAKEGCKITEVVIDGLYSLTQSQIDAGSYAFTNVMSNHTIKVKSVAVSTELGDITLTIDIVEGEGHAEYSIDNGTPIVYTTTVTLYAGENVSVAAFADDGYYFAEWDIPSVQTSPTLSFDDVRSSLHLDLHLEPNDNVVGDTNNHGSIWWVIALLAILAILFFILLWIRSGLFLTITTAKEAVEGAVVTYRIDKDDKTESGVKSSNSKGKLRISAKKNSVVTISAVAKDGHTAVGLPLIVVMEHRREHREIILK comes from the coding sequence ATGTTAAAGTACATAATCGGAGAGCAGAGCAGAATAGCTTTAATTGTAATGATACTAACTTTGTTGGTTGTGACCATCGTACCGATCGGTCTGATGGAATACGGCAGCACAAGTGAAGGTGTGCCTTCAGGCACACCGATAAGCACGCCACAGGAACTACAAGATATTGTCGTAAACGATCCTACTGCACAATACTATCTTGCAAATGACATATTTTTTGGCACCGAGGATCTGAACGGTGGCATAGACATAGGAATACTTGCGGTATTCGACGGAACAAAGGGCATGACCGTGACGCTCACGCTGCCCGCCGGCATCTCGATCGTAATGGGAAGCGCGGGAGTGAACTCACAAATGGTCGGCTTCAATAACAGTACCGCTACCGCGACGTTTAACGATGTCATGTTGGGAAATTACACTCTTATGATAGGAGGTACGCTGAGCAACGGGGACACGTTCGCACTCGCAAGATTGTCGAACTTCGTCGCAGGCCCGTCCGATCCATCGGATCCCGCATACCCATACCACACAATACTGAACACTACCTTCAACAGCAACGGTAACTTCACTCCGATAGGTACGGCTTCCACGCCTTTCAAGGGAACCCTTGACGGAAACGGTCATGCCATATACGGGATGAACTCCGCAGTGTTCGATATGACCCTTGCGGTCAGTGGTCTCTTCGCATACGCCCAAGGCGCAACGATAATTAATCTTGGAAATGTTCTGGACAGGAACGGAGCGGGCTGGTCATTCGCGGCATCGATGGAAGAGTCGTACTCTGGCGGCATAGTGGGCGTTTCGCTCGGATCGACCATAAGGAACTGCTACAATTCCATCTACGTTTCGGCGGCAGATAACGGTTCCACGGACATGGGTAGCGCCGGAGGAATAATAGGAACTGACAGTACCGGCACTACTGGGACGCCCTCTATTATTGAAGATAATTGGAACGGCGGAAGGGTCGTCGGTCTGACAGCCAACGGAAGGAATGTTGCCGGAGGAGGGATAATAGGATGCAGCCGTTTCTCGTCCATACGCGGATGCAATAACTCCGGTGCGATCTTCGCTGTAGCGAACGTGCCGGGAACCGGTAGCGATGCGATATTTGTCGGAGGCATCGCAGGTTACGTAAATCCATTGATATCTTCATTCCAAATATCTGATTCCTTTAATACCGGTGTTATCACAGGCAAGTCCACATACCGTGACATACGCGTTGGCGGAATAGTGGGATTCTTTGAAACAGACAATGCGGTCATGGCCTCACCGGCGATCGTCAGGTGTTACAACTCCGGCACTCTGGATAATCAATTCTATTATCTTACCGGCAGCAACGGCTCGACCCAAGTGGGCGGCATAGTCGGTGAGATAAATTCAACGAGCCACGGCGGGAGACCCGCACCGCTGATCCAACAGTGTTACAATACCGGGAACATCAAAGCGAATTCGCAATTCAACATCTTCTCAGGCGGCATCGTCGGAGAAGTGGATTATGCATCATGCAGAATATTTGACTGTTATAACACGGGGCTTATGACCTCTACGGGTACCGGTGCGGCTAACATGAGGGCAACGGGAGGAATAGTGGGCTTAGCCTCTGTCTACGCACGGAATGTCATCTTGTCCAACTGCTACAACAACGGCACGCTGGATGCGACCGGGCCGGCTACGACGAAGGGAGGCATGATCGGACTCAACAATGCTCCCGCCGATAACACGGGTACGTCGTTCTTCAACTGTTATTCTCTCGATACGGTCTCTGCTTTGCTGTTTGACGGAGGCGCCAACAACCCGCTCCGCGACCAAGGGACAGCTACGCCGGCAAGGGGCACCAATCAAGCTTCCGGCAGATACACATCAACTCTGATGACCCAACCAACACTAGCAAATGCTCAAGCCAACACCAACTCGATATACTATACCGGAACAATGACGGGTACAGGGTTGGGCGCGATTGGATTAGCTACAATAACGGGATGGAATTTCAACACCACATGGACGATAGACAAGAACATAAACGGCGGATACCCCACACTCAGGGCGTTCGTCCAAATGGTCTCTCTGGATGCTAACACAGAGAGTACAGTTTCAGATATGAACATCTTCATAGGTTCGAATTATTATAGTCAGACGGACCCGCAATACCCACAGTACCAGCTTGTTGGCGGTCGGGTGACATTCTGGGTCGAGCCGACCCTGAATCCCGACATGGGGCAGACGCCGCAGTACCAATGGCAGATAAGCACCGATGGGGGATCCACATGGAACCCCATACTCGGGGCGGTAGGTCAGAGCTTCACTCTGGCACCGGTGATCGGCACCGACAGCGGTACGATGTATCGTGCGGCTGTGACATCGCCAGGACTCAGCGGGTCCGAGATATCTGAACCGAACACACTGTATGTGCTTGCGACAGTAACTGCGAATGGGACAGGACTTACAAGAGATACGGGATTTGAACCCATAGGCGAGACAGACCCAGATCCAGAAGTGTTGGTCTATTGGGACATTCCTTCGTTGCCGATCATCCTCACGACGGCAGCCGGCAATGATGTTCCTACAGACGTTGTAGTGACAATGGGCGGTGCGATCCTCGACCCGACATCTGATTACACATATGATATGGCCGGCGGAGAAGTATCGCTACTCATCCCGACAGACGGCGACATAGTGATAACGGCCGTCTACACAGTGACATCAGACATACTCCATGTGGAACCAGACCCGGAAACAGCTGAATACGATTCCAAGCCGACAATAACCATCAACGAGGACACAGGATACGCCCTGCCGTCCGAGATAATCGTGACAATGGCAGGCTCGGTCGTTGCGGCGTCTGATTACACATATGATGACAGTACCGGAGAGATCGTGTTCGGTGTTCCGGTAACCGGCAACATAGTCATATCGACTGCACCTTGCACTGTGACCTATGACGCCAACGGCGGAGACACATCATCGGTACCTCCGCAAGCCACCGACCTACTCTTCAATGATACATACACCCTGTCCTCGACGGAGCCGACCCACGCCGACGTCTCCGGATCGCCTGTGCTGTTCATGGGATGGACCCTCACACAGATAGCCGGCGTCCTCGCATACGGGGACGCCGACCCAACATCCTCGCTGGTCACCTCGGTAACGATAACCAGCGCCGATGTGACGGTTTACGCTGTATGGGGAATCGACACGAACAACAACGGAATCCCGGATGTTCTCGAAGATGAATATTCGGTGATCTACAACGTCAACGGCGGCAACGCCGACGGACCCGCGACACAGTCCAATCTCCTCCCGGACACATACACCCTGTCCTCGACGGAGCCGACCCACGCCGACGTCTCCGGATCGCCTGTGCTGTTCATGGGATGGACCCTCACACAGATAGCCGGCGTCCTCGCATACGGGGACGCCGACCCAACATCCTCGCTGGTCACCTCGGTAACGATAACCAGCGCCGATGTGACGGTTTACGCTGTATGGGGAATCGACACGAACAACAACGGAATCCCGGATGTTCTCGAGAGTGTTTACACTGTGACCTATAACGCCAACGGTGGGAATGGTTCATCAGTGCCAGCACCGGAAACGGGTCTGCTTTCCGGCGACATATGCACCCTGTCCTCGACGGTGCCCACTCACACCAATGCAGTTGACGGCAGGGCGATAGTCTTTATAGGATGGACCCTGACCAAGGACACCAAGATATACGCCGTAGGAGACACACTTCCCACGACGAGAACGACCGTTACAGTGTCAAGCAACGTTACTGTATACGCCGTATGGAAGTATAATTCCGAACCTGTCATTCCACCGACACCCGAACCCAAGCAATATACCATTACAGCGATGGCCGACTCGGGATCCACCATAACCCCGAACGGAAAGGTCTCTGTGCACCAGGGTGACAGTCAGACATTCACTTTCAAGGCTAAGGAAGGCTGTAAGATAACAGAGGTAGTTATAGACGGCCTCTACAGTTTGACTCAATCTCAGATAGATGCCGGTTCATATGCATTCACCAATGTGATGTCTAACCATACCATAAAGGTGAAGAGCGTTGCAGTCAGCACAGAGCTGGGAGACATAACCCTGACGATAGATATTGTGGAAGGAGAAGGTCACGCCGAATACAGCATAGACAACGGAACCCCCATCGTATATACGACGACGGTGACCCTCTATGCAGGCGAGAATGTCTCTGTGGCCGCTTTCGCAGACGATGGCTACTACTTTGCCGAGTGGGATATTCCAAGCGTGCAGACATCGCCGACACTGTCCTTCGACGACGTCAGAAGCTCCCTGCATCTGGATCTGCACCTTGAACCCAACGACAATGTCGTCGGGGACACCAACAACCACGGATCCATATGGTGGGTCATCGCACTGCTGGCGATCTTGGCAATATTGTTCTTCATCCTGCTTTGGATAAGATCCGGTCTGTTCTTGACGATAACAACGGCAAAGGAGGCGGTCGAGGGTGCGGTCGTGACCTACAGGATAGACAAGGACGATAAGACAGAGAGCGGCGTAAAGTCATCGAACTCGAAGGGCAAGCTCAGAATATCTGCGAAGAAGAACTCCGTGGTCACCATATCCGCGGTGGCCAAGGACGGACACACAGCGGTTGGCTTACCCCTCATTGTGGTTATGGAACACAGGAGAGAGCACAGAGAGATAATCCTCAAGTAA
- a CDS encoding TraB/GumN family protein produces MITMIGVRHVVSISEQVSFIVKHTWPDAVLVELDERRYASLMNGKREDKVPDNTRKHRRGLLGDISAHQNKASEKNDAGGADEMLAAIYAGKTAGADIICIDKDAEQVMKEIEENMSFSERMRFSFSLKTDELFGKSKKKITRKRFIVDEESYVQNMRKKFPTIVEKLVDERNAFMAEKIRTSSEKYKNMVVVVGDVHVKGICDILDGIEIDTIRLAEMMDPESMDNIRSRIWNRRAEASE; encoded by the coding sequence ATGATAACAATGATCGGAGTAAGACATGTCGTCAGTATATCTGAACAGGTCTCTTTCATTGTGAAACATACTTGGCCGGATGCCGTGCTCGTGGAGTTGGATGAGAGAAGATACGCTTCACTGATGAACGGCAAAAGAGAAGATAAAGTACCGGACAATACCCGTAAACACCGTCGCGGTCTTCTCGGCGATATCTCGGCACATCAGAACAAAGCATCGGAAAAGAACGACGCAGGAGGCGCCGATGAGATGCTCGCCGCGATATATGCGGGAAAAACGGCCGGTGCGGATATAATATGCATCGATAAGGATGCGGAGCAGGTAATGAAAGAGATCGAAGAGAACATGTCCTTTTCTGAAAGGATGAGATTCTCTTTTTCCCTTAAAACAGATGAGCTCTTCGGAAAGAGTAAAAAAAAGATCACACGAAAGCGTTTCATTGTCGACGAAGAGAGCTATGTACAAAACATGCGTAAGAAGTTCCCCACAATAGTTGAGAAACTCGTGGATGAAAGAAACGCATTCATGGCGGAAAAGATCAGGACCTCATCGGAAAAATACAAGAATATGGTTGTTGTGGTGGGAGATGTGCACGTCAAAGGTATATGCGATATTCTGGATGGTATCGAGATCGACACGATCAGGCTGGCAGAGATGATGGATCCGGAAAGCATGGATAATATCAGGTCTCGCATCTGGAACAGAAGAGCGGAGGCATCAGAATGA
- the thyX gene encoding FAD-dependent thymidylate synthase, producing MNVRLLAYTQGADIICAAAGRSCYSEKPSADLLEMKDPEKTLANIVGLGHHSVVEHAVFTFSVDGVSRALTHQLVRHRIASFSQQSQRYVPLKEPTYVIPGTIKADPDSLALYEEMMEKIWDAYRRLAETIPAEDARYLLPNGCTTNITITMNARELLHFFTMRCCERAQWEIREMAERMLALCKEVSPVIFKDAGPPCVRGPCPEGKLSCGHPRRPNKA from the coding sequence ATGAATGTAAGGCTGCTTGCATATACACAGGGTGCAGATATTATATGCGCCGCGGCGGGCAGGTCGTGTTATTCGGAGAAACCGTCCGCCGACCTTTTAGAAATGAAAGATCCGGAAAAAACACTTGCGAACATAGTGGGTCTGGGTCATCATTCCGTGGTGGAACATGCCGTGTTCACTTTCTCTGTCGACGGCGTGTCCAGAGCACTGACGCATCAATTGGTGAGGCACAGGATAGCATCGTTCTCGCAGCAGAGTCAGAGATATGTTCCTCTGAAAGAACCCACATATGTCATACCTGGAACGATCAAGGCCGACCCCGACTCCCTCGCTCTGTATGAAGAGATGATGGAAAAGATATGGGACGCCTACAGAAGATTGGCAGAGACCATACCTGCGGAAGATGCGAGGTATCTGCTACCGAACGGATGCACCACAAATATCACGATAACAATGAATGCGAGAGAATTGCTTCACTTCTTTACAATGAGGTGTTGCGAGCGCGCTCAATGGGAGATAAGAGAGATGGCAGAGAGGATGCTGGCACTATGCAAAGAGGTGTCACCGGTGATCTTCAAGGACGCCGGGCCGCCATGTGTGAGGGGCCCTTGCCCGGAAGGAAAACTGTCATGCGGTCATCCTCGGAGACCAAATAAAGCTTAA
- a CDS encoding 30S ribosomal protein S17e yields MGRIRPTYIKRVAIELLNKYPQAFNRDFENNKVMVNNLTDVYSVTMRNRIAGYITRYLSRPEV; encoded by the coding sequence ATGGGAAGAATAAGGCCCACATACATCAAGAGAGTTGCCATCGAGCTTCTCAACAAATACCCTCAGGCGTTCAACAGGGATTTCGAGAACAACAAAGTGATGGTAAACAACCTCACAGACGTTTACTCCGTAACGATGAGGAACAGGATAGCCGGATACATAACCCGCTACTTGTCCCGTCCGGAAGTCTGA
- the rqcH gene encoding ribosome rescue protein RqcH: MKKEMSSFDVRSIVSEMASLEGAHIDKIFHWGAGNVLFRLNVQGDGKRELFFRDKKWLYLSPTRPETPETPTSFATFLRKYITNARIGKTTQAGFDRVTVTEVFKSDGEYRLIFEMFGGGNVLLVQDGKIVNCLTHKTFRDRATRPGEEYIMPKSRFDPVISSLDDFKGVFRTSQSDTVRTLATVVNLGGQYSEELCKRSGIDKSKPSPEVGDDDLAKMYSSLREIVDRVIKNGEPTVFRKDGEIVDVAPINLKIYEDTEPEKVQSMSLAIDALLKEMIVAEEEAYVDPEMEKLKKRIQKQTETVDEYKMESEDLKKRADAIYIEYQKVNDLLNVLGKKSKELTWEKLAEGARKIPYVMNIDPSKNIVTASVAGLKVTMDYTKNIDANASDIYQKSKDIYEKAKRAEDALRESMTELDKKQKGIDKAKALAAGKVQPTKQFWFERYKWFITSSGKLVIAGRDAHSNDNVVKKHLKEKDVFVHAEVHGAPSVILKEGTGATPEELREACVFALTQSKAWVAALTEGAAFWAYPDQVSKTPNPGEFVPRGAFIVRGKRNYEHHLKIELGIGEIMYQGTRKVMCGPVELFKDSERYMVLIPGRGKSGRKAGDIARDFKVPEEEISRILPPGDVEIVRRVWKEE, translated from the coding sequence ATGAAGAAGGAGATGAGTTCCTTCGATGTCCGTTCAATCGTTTCGGAGATGGCATCGCTGGAAGGTGCTCACATTGACAAGATATTCCACTGGGGTGCGGGGAACGTCCTTTTCCGCCTTAACGTACAGGGGGACGGGAAAAGAGAGTTGTTCTTCAGAGACAAAAAGTGGCTGTATCTTTCTCCCACCAGACCCGAGACACCGGAAACTCCGACCTCCTTTGCTACATTCCTCAGAAAATACATTACGAACGCCAGGATCGGAAAGACGACCCAGGCGGGTTTCGATCGTGTGACCGTCACAGAAGTATTCAAGTCGGACGGCGAGTACAGATTGATCTTCGAGATGTTCGGCGGTGGTAACGTACTGCTGGTGCAGGACGGAAAGATCGTAAATTGCCTCACCCATAAAACGTTCAGGGACCGTGCCACCCGCCCCGGCGAGGAATATATCATGCCGAAAAGCAGGTTCGATCCGGTTATCTCTTCTTTAGATGATTTCAAGGGCGTATTCAGAACATCGCAATCGGATACCGTAAGGACCTTGGCGACAGTGGTCAACCTGGGAGGCCAATACTCGGAAGAGTTGTGCAAGCGTTCTGGTATTGACAAAAGCAAGCCTTCTCCGGAGGTCGGTGATGATGACCTCGCAAAGATGTATTCTTCCTTGAGAGAGATCGTCGATCGGGTCATCAAAAACGGCGAACCGACCGTTTTCAGAAAGGATGGGGAGATAGTGGATGTCGCCCCCATTAACCTGAAGATATATGAAGACACTGAGCCGGAAAAGGTCCAAAGTATGTCTCTGGCTATAGACGCTCTTCTGAAGGAAATGATCGTGGCCGAAGAGGAAGCTTACGTAGACCCGGAGATGGAGAAGCTCAAGAAAAGGATCCAAAAACAAACCGAAACAGTGGATGAATACAAGATGGAATCCGAGGATCTGAAGAAGAGGGCCGACGCAATTTACATCGAATATCAGAAAGTGAACGACCTGCTCAACGTTCTTGGGAAAAAATCAAAGGAACTTACCTGGGAGAAGCTTGCGGAAGGGGCGAGGAAGATCCCTTATGTGATGAACATCGATCCATCAAAGAACATCGTCACGGCTAGCGTGGCCGGCCTGAAGGTCACCATGGACTACACAAAGAACATTGATGCCAACGCTTCCGATATATATCAAAAAAGCAAGGATATCTATGAGAAGGCAAAGAGAGCGGAGGATGCTTTGAGAGAAAGCATGACCGAGCTAGATAAGAAACAGAAAGGGATTGATAAAGCAAAAGCGCTTGCCGCCGGCAAAGTTCAGCCTACCAAACAGTTCTGGTTCGAGAGGTATAAATGGTTCATCACTTCTTCCGGGAAGCTGGTCATCGCCGGAAGGGATGCGCACTCCAACGATAATGTCGTGAAGAAGCATCTGAAAGAGAAGGATGTGTTCGTGCATGCGGAAGTGCACGGCGCCCCGTCGGTGATATTGAAGGAAGGCACGGGAGCTACTCCCGAGGAATTGAGGGAGGCTTGCGTCTTTGCATTGACCCAGTCCAAAGCATGGGTGGCTGCGCTGACGGAAGGCGCCGCGTTCTGGGCTTATCCGGATCAGGTGAGCAAGACCCCTAACCCAGGAGAATTCGTTCCGAGGGGAGCGTTCATAGTCAGAGGAAAAAGGAACTACGAACACCATCTGAAGATAGAGTTGGGCATCGGAGAGATAATGTATCAGGGCACACGAAAAGTAATGTGCGGGCCTGTTGAACTGTTCAAAGATTCGGAAAGATACATGGTACTGATCCCGGGAAGAGGAAAAAGCGGAAGAAAGGCAGGAGATATAGCAAGGGATTTCAAAGTGCCCGAAGAAGAGATCTCCAGAATATTGCCGCCCGGCGATGTTGAGATCGTTCGGCGCGTATGGAAAGAAGAATGA
- a CDS encoding DUF1015 family protein: MVTFLPFPGYRPVLKNGESIEDRISPPYDVIGKEYLRILHENRNNVTHLTLDPDLDRRYRSSRKELDRMASDGSLRQDPPSFYLYEQIFDDHGIKKTRRGFMGILKTESYEDGNVIPHEETFSKIKEDRLNLLRDMEAHLESIFGIFEGLSPELDRKAYDSARLIYRYMDEMGVEHRFHIIDDVNIQKRITSELKDQKMLIADGHHRYETALNYSLENPGNEKKSYVLATLVAADDKGLVVWPTHRLVNSSNVTIQEAEKAIKKTMRVKEVPEDQMVSGMNGWMMGLMFKDGKRFLATYENEEKEIWKLDTYVVQEMILKKIYGYDEGRSTVDYEAEFHKVKKMMDEKKFDLAVVLNDPSLKTIWDLSMKGVRMPKKTTFFFPKIWSGFVFYRMN; the protein is encoded by the coding sequence ATGGTTACCTTTCTTCCTTTCCCGGGGTACAGGCCGGTTCTGAAAAACGGCGAGAGTATCGAGGACCGCATTTCTCCGCCGTATGACGTGATCGGTAAGGAATATCTCAGGATCCTTCATGAGAACAGGAACAACGTCACCCATCTTACTCTCGATCCAGACCTGGATCGAAGATACAGGAGTTCCAGGAAAGAGCTTGACAGGATGGCGTCCGACGGAAGCCTGAGGCAGGACCCCCCGTCGTTCTATCTCTATGAGCAGATATTCGATGACCATGGCATAAAGAAAACAAGGAGAGGGTTCATGGGCATCCTCAAGACCGAGAGTTATGAGGATGGCAATGTAATACCTCATGAGGAGACATTCTCAAAGATAAAGGAGGACCGTCTCAACCTTCTTCGGGACATGGAAGCTCATTTAGAATCCATATTCGGGATATTCGAAGGATTGAGCCCGGAACTGGACAGGAAGGCATACGATTCCGCGAGGCTGATCTACAGATACATGGACGAAATGGGCGTAGAACACCGTTTCCACATAATAGACGATGTCAACATCCAAAAGCGCATCACCTCTGAGTTGAAGGATCAGAAGATGCTGATCGCGGACGGCCACCACAGGTATGAGACCGCACTCAACTACTCGCTCGAGAACCCCGGCAATGAAAAGAAGAGTTATGTCCTTGCGACGCTGGTCGCAGCAGACGATAAAGGGTTGGTGGTCTGGCCGACGCACAGGCTTGTCAATTCTTCGAATGTGACCATTCAGGAGGCCGAGAAGGCAATAAAAAAGACGATGAGGGTCAAAGAGGTCCCGGAGGATCAGATGGTGTCCGGGATGAACGGCTGGATGATGGGGCTCATGTTCAAGGACGGAAAACGTTTTCTGGCAACATACGAGAACGAAGAAAAAGAGATCTGGAAACTCGATACGTACGTTGTGCAGGAGATGATCCTGAAGAAGATCTACGGCTACGACGAAGGAAGATCGACCGTCGATTACGAGGCGGAGTTCCATAAGGTCAAGAAGATGATGGACGAAAAGAAATTCGATCTTGCCGTTGTTCTTAACGACCCCAGCCTAAAGACCATCTGGGATCTTTCAATGAAAGGAGTAAGGATGCCAAAGAAGACAACATTCTTCTTCCCCAAGATATGGTCGGGCTTCGTGTTCTACAGAATGAACTGA
- the hypE gene encoding hydrogenase expression/formation protein HypE produces the protein MSKIIMNHGAGGEIMQEFLAKHIVSHFPKAGADVPLEAMDDSAVIEDIVFTIDGHTVNPLIFPGGDIGKISVAGTVNDISVMGATPIAIACSVILEEGLDIEIVDKIMESMGRTSRECGVPIVTGDTKVMESGALDKMVISTSAIGKRSKLLDDDLKVASRYRKVKDRWCTDSNLAPGDVIIASGTLGDHGVALLSFREGYGFESEIQSDVTPLNKMIAEGLKAGGIVTMKDPTRGGLANTLNEWCSKSHVEIEIEQASIPLRAGVISACDLLGIDPLSIGNEGKVIIGCVPSMADHVLKAIKRTPEGRNAAIIGTVKEGKERVIMRTEVGGKRILEPPSGDPVPRIC, from the coding sequence ATGTCCAAGATAATCATGAACCACGGTGCGGGCGGGGAGATCATGCAGGAGTTCCTAGCTAAGCACATCGTATCTCATTTTCCCAAGGCGGGAGCCGATGTTCCGTTGGAGGCCATGGATGATTCAGCCGTTATTGAGGATATCGTGTTCACGATCGACGGGCACACGGTCAATCCGTTGATATTCCCCGGCGGCGACATAGGTAAGATATCCGTTGCGGGAACGGTGAACGACATCTCCGTAATGGGCGCCACGCCTATAGCAATAGCTTGTTCCGTCATTCTGGAAGAGGGACTGGATATTGAGATCGTGGACAAGATAATGGAAAGCATGGGCCGTACATCGAGAGAATGCGGCGTTCCCATCGTAACCGGCGATACAAAGGTCATGGAATCCGGTGCGTTGGACAAGATGGTGATATCCACATCTGCGATCGGGAAAAGATCCAAGCTTTTGGATGATGACCTGAAGGTCGCCTCCCGGTACAGGAAAGTGAAGGACAGATGGTGTACCGACTCGAATCTTGCTCCGGGAGATGTGATAATCGCATCCGGTACGCTCGGAGACCACGGCGTGGCCCTGCTCTCTTTCAGAGAAGGATACGGTTTCGAGAGCGAGATTCAAAGCGATGTCACCCCGCTGAACAAGATGATCGCCGAGGGACTGAAGGCCGGCGGGATCGTTACCATGAAAGATCCTACCAGAGGAGGTCTTGCCAACACCCTGAACGAATGGTGCTCGAAGTCTCACGTTGAGATAGAAATAGAGCAGGCCTCTATACCTCTGAGAGCCGGGGTGATAAGCGCATGCGACCTTCTGGGTATAGACCCTCTCAGCATAGGGAATGAGGGGAAGGTCATAATCGGCTGCGTCCCAAGCATGGCCGATCATGTACTGAAAGCCATAAAAAGAACTCCGGAAGGCAGGAATGCGGCGATTATAGGCACCGTCAAAGAAGGAAAAGAAAGGGTCATAATGAGAACGGAAGTTGGCGGGAAGAGGATATTGGAGCCTCCGTCGGGTGACCCCGTACCCAGAATATGCTGA